From a single Sus scrofa isolate TJ Tabasco breed Duroc chromosome 13, Sscrofa11.1, whole genome shotgun sequence genomic region:
- the OXTR gene encoding oxytocin receptor (The RefSeq protein has 1 substitution, 1 frameshift compared to this genomic sequence) — translation MEGVLAANWSAEAVNSSAAPPEAEGNRTAGPPQRNEALARVEVAVLCLILFLALSGNACVLLALRTTRHKHSRLFFFMKHLSIADLVVAVFQVLPQLLWDITFRFYGPDLLCRLVKYLQVVGMFASTYLLLLMSLDRCLAICQPLRALRRPADRLAVLATWLGCLVASAPQVHIFSLREVADGVFDCWAVFIQPWGPKAYITWITLAVYIVPVIVLAACYGLISFKIWQNLRLKTAAEAAEAIAGTEGAAAGSRGRAALARVSSVKLISKAKIRTVKMTFIIVLAFIVCWTPFFFVQMWSVWDADAPKEASAFIIAMLLASLNSCCNPWIYMLFTGHLFHELVQRFLCCSSSHLKTSRPGETSVSKKSNSSTFVLSQHSSSQKSCS, via the exons ATGGAGGGGGTGCTTGCAGCCAACTGGAGCGCCGAGGCGGTCAACTCGAGCGCGGCGCCGCCAGAGGCCGAGGGCAACCGCACCGCCGGGCCGCCGCAGCGCAACGAGGCCCTGGCGCGTGTGGAGGTGGCGGTGTTGTGCCTCATTCTCTTCCTAGCTCTGAGCGGCAATGCGTGCGTGCTGCTGGCGCTGCGCACCACGCGCCACAAGCATTCGCGCCTCTTCTTCTTCATGAAACACCTGAGCATAGCCGACCTGGTGGTGGCGGTGTTCCAGGTGCTGCCTCAGCTACTGTGGGATATCACCTTCCGCTTCTACGGACCCGACTTGCTGTGCCGCCTCGTCAAGTACCTCCAGGTGGTGGGCATGTTCGCTTCCACTTACCTGCTGCTGCTCATGTCGCTCGACCGCTGTCTGGCCATCTGCCAGCCGTTGCGCGCGCTGCGCCGCCGCGCGGATCGTCTGGCAGTGCTAGCCACATGGCTGGGCTGCCTGGTGGCCAGCGCGCCGCAGGTGCACATCTTCTCGCTGCGCGAGGTGGCCGACGGCGTCTTCGATTGCTGGGCCGTCTTCATCCAGCCCTGGGGGCCCAAGGCCTACATCACGTGGATCACACTTGCGGTCTACATCGTGCCGGTCATCGTGCTCGCCGCCTGCTACGGCCTTATCAGCTTCAAGATCTGGCAGAACTTGCGGCTCAAGACTGCGGCGGAAGCGGCGGAGGCGATCGCGGGAACCGAGGGCGCGGCGGCGGGCAGCCGGGGCCGAGCGGCTCTGGCCCGCGTCAGCAGCGTCAAGCTCATCTCCAAGGCCAAGATCCGCACCGTCAAGATGACCTTCATCATTGTGCTGGCCTTCATCGTATGCTGGACGCCATTCTTTTTCGTGCAGATGTGGAGCGTCTGGGACGCCGATGCGCCCAAGGAAG cctcaGCTTTCATCATTGCAATGCTCCTGGCCAGCCTCAACAGCTGCTGCAACCCCTGGATCTACATGCTCTTCACAGGCCACCTCTTCCATGAACTTGTGCAGCGCTTCCTTTGCTGCTCTTCCAGCCACCTGAAGACCAGCCGGCCCG AGACGAGTGTCAGCAAAAAGAGCAACTCGTCCACCTTTGTCTTGAGCCAGCACAGCTCCAGCCAGAAGAGCTGCTCGTAG
- the OXTR gene encoding oxytocin receptor isoform X1 has protein sequence MEGVLAANWSAEAVNSSAAPPEAEGNRTAGPPQRNEALARVEVAVLCLILFLALSGNACVLLALRTTRHKHSRLFFFMKHLSIADLVVAVFQVLPQLLWDITFRFYGPDLLCRLVKYLQVVGMFASTYLLLLMSLDRCLAICQPLRALRRRADRLAVLATWLGCLVASAPQVHIFSLREVADGVFDCWAVFIQPWGPKAYITWITLAVYIVPVIVLAACYGLISFKIWQNLRLKTAAEAAEAIAGTEGAAAGSRGRAALARVSSVKLISKAKIRTVKMTFIIVLAFIVCWTPFFFVQMWSVWDADAPKEASAFIIAMLLASLNSCCNPWIYMLFTGHLFHELVQRFLCCSSSHLKTSRPGRRVSAKRATRPPLS, from the exons ATGGAGGGGGTGCTTGCAGCCAACTGGAGCGCCGAGGCGGTCAACTCGAGCGCGGCGCCGCCAGAGGCCGAGGGCAACCGCACCGCCGGGCCGCCGCAGCGCAACGAGGCCCTGGCGCGTGTGGAGGTGGCGGTGTTGTGCCTCATTCTCTTCCTAGCTCTGAGCGGCAATGCGTGCGTGCTGCTGGCGCTGCGCACCACGCGCCACAAGCATTCGCGCCTCTTCTTCTTCATGAAACACCTGAGCATAGCCGACCTGGTGGTGGCGGTGTTCCAGGTGCTGCCTCAGCTACTGTGGGATATCACCTTCCGCTTCTACGGACCCGACTTGCTGTGCCGCCTCGTCAAGTACCTCCAGGTGGTGGGCATGTTCGCTTCCACTTACCTGCTGCTGCTCATGTCGCTCGACCGCTGTCTGGCCATCTGCCAGCCGTTGCGCGCGCTGCGCCGCCGCGCGGATCGTCTGGCAGTGCTAGCCACATGGCTGGGCTGCCTGGTGGCCAGCGCGCCGCAGGTGCACATCTTCTCGCTGCGCGAGGTGGCCGACGGCGTCTTCGATTGCTGGGCCGTCTTCATCCAGCCCTGGGGGCCCAAGGCCTACATCACGTGGATCACACTTGCGGTCTACATCGTGCCGGTCATCGTGCTCGCCGCCTGCTACGGCCTTATCAGCTTCAAGATCTGGCAGAACTTGCGGCTCAAGACTGCGGCGGAAGCGGCGGAGGCGATCGCGGGAACCGAGGGCGCGGCGGCGGGCAGCCGGGGCCGAGCGGCTCTGGCCCGCGTCAGCAGCGTCAAGCTCATCTCCAAGGCCAAGATCCGCACCGTCAAGATGACCTTCATCATTGTGCTGGCCTTCATCGTATGCTGGACGCCATTCTTTTTCGTGCAGATGTGGAGCGTCTGGGACGCCGATGCGCCCAAGGAAG cctcaGCTTTCATCATTGCAATGCTCCTGGCCAGCCTCAACAGCTGCTGCAACCCCTGGATCTACATGCTCTTCACAGGCCACCTCTTCCATGAACTTGTGCAGCGCTTCCTTTGCTGCTCTTCCAGCCACCTGAAGACCAGCCGGCCCGGGAGACGAGTGTCAGCAAAAAGAGCAACTCGTCCACCTTTGTCTTGA